Proteins encoded in a region of the Sphingopyxis sp. OAS728 genome:
- a CDS encoding tyrosine-type recombinase/integrase, with amino-acid sequence MLTNVALKALKPDAKRYKKADGGGLFIFVEANGSKLWRFAYRHDGKAKLLSGGRFPQTSLADARAWRDKMKHQLALGLDPSEERRKEAAVVPVAAGSTFEEVAREWLEARILSWVPKYASRIVTRLESDVFPAVGNKDIAAITPREMLDIFRSIQARGSFETAHRIKNYCSEVFRYAIPDGRCDSDPCRDLSPAMAKKKPVRHRSKIAAKDLPDFYVKFNADTGERLSHLALRWTIVTMVRTSETRFAEFAEFEDMEGDNPMWRISPERMKMRSEHLVPLPRQAVALYHEILELNVYRAAGNMRLGRYLFPVPISKSLVISENRMLDIMYRMGLRGKATVHGFRGLASTVLNESGLFEPDWIEMQLAHQPQGVRGVYNSARYLAHRRPMMQWWADYLDSAEAKGVA; translated from the coding sequence ATGCTCACCAACGTCGCACTGAAGGCGCTCAAGCCGGACGCCAAGCGATACAAGAAGGCCGACGGCGGCGGCCTCTTCATTTTTGTCGAGGCCAATGGCTCGAAGCTCTGGCGCTTCGCCTATCGCCATGACGGCAAAGCCAAGCTTCTCTCGGGCGGGCGTTTCCCCCAGACCTCGCTCGCCGACGCCCGCGCGTGGCGCGACAAGATGAAGCACCAGCTGGCCCTCGGTCTCGATCCGTCGGAAGAACGGCGGAAAGAGGCAGCGGTCGTGCCGGTTGCCGCGGGCAGCACCTTCGAGGAGGTCGCACGCGAGTGGCTTGAGGCGCGTATCCTCTCGTGGGTCCCCAAATATGCCTCGCGTATCGTAACCCGCCTTGAGAGCGACGTGTTTCCGGCGGTCGGCAACAAGGACATCGCCGCGATCACCCCGCGCGAGATGCTCGACATCTTCCGCAGCATCCAGGCGCGCGGGTCCTTCGAGACCGCCCACCGGATCAAGAATTATTGCAGCGAGGTCTTCCGTTACGCGATCCCCGATGGGCGCTGCGACAGCGATCCCTGCCGCGATCTCAGCCCCGCGATGGCCAAGAAGAAGCCGGTACGCCACCGGTCCAAGATCGCGGCCAAAGACCTCCCGGACTTCTACGTAAAGTTCAACGCCGATACCGGCGAGCGCCTCAGCCACCTCGCGCTTCGCTGGACGATCGTGACGATGGTGCGCACCTCGGAAACCCGCTTCGCGGAGTTTGCAGAGTTTGAGGACATGGAAGGCGATAATCCGATGTGGCGCATCTCGCCCGAGCGGATGAAGATGCGGAGCGAGCATCTGGTGCCGCTGCCGCGTCAGGCCGTCGCGCTGTATCACGAGATCCTGGAGCTGAACGTCTATCGCGCAGCTGGCAATATGCGGCTTGGCCGCTACCTCTTCCCCGTCCCAATCTCGAAATCGCTGGTGATCAGCGAGAACCGCATGCTCGACATCATGTACCGCATGGGTCTGCGCGGGAAGGCGACCGTCCACGGCTTTCGCGGCCTCGCGAGCACCGTGCTTAACGAGAGCGGCCTGTTTGAGCCCGACTGGATCGAGATGCAGCTCGCGCACCAGCCGCAGGGGGTGCGGGGAGTTTATAATTCGGCCCGCTATCTCGCGCATCGAAGACCTATGATGCAGTGGTGGGCCGACTATCTCGACAGCGCCGAAGCGAAGGGCGTTGCATAA
- a CDS encoding DMT family transporter has product MNAAPSPAPSPAAPQNYLGGIGLRLLAMVSLSLMFVLVKYIDAVGIHIVESLFWRQALVLPFLLIWVMATSGLSSLKTRRIGAHARRMMMGLTGMACNFGAMILLPMAEATTISLSVPIFAVIFAALLLGEATGWQRWSAVIVGFVGVLVVLDPISNFAGGFGGTHGLGTVVALTGAIMTALITIAVRDLGRTENAGTIVFWFSLLSMIPLGIALPFVITPHDGHEWLLLIGLGFLGAVVQMSLTGALRLAPVSVVIPMDYSSLLWAIAAGWWFFGTLPADTTWVGAPLIIASGLFIAWREHRRHIDRPKEVAA; this is encoded by the coding sequence ATGAACGCCGCGCCGTCCCCCGCCCCATCCCCCGCCGCCCCGCAGAATTATCTGGGTGGTATCGGGCTCCGGTTGCTCGCGATGGTCAGCCTTTCGCTGATGTTCGTGCTGGTCAAATATATCGACGCTGTGGGCATCCATATCGTCGAGAGCCTGTTCTGGCGACAGGCGCTGGTCCTGCCCTTCCTACTCATCTGGGTGATGGCGACCAGCGGCCTGTCGTCACTCAAGACGCGGCGCATCGGCGCGCATGCCCGGCGCATGATGATGGGCCTCACCGGCATGGCATGCAATTTCGGCGCGATGATCCTGCTGCCGATGGCCGAAGCGACGACGATCAGCCTGTCGGTGCCGATCTTTGCCGTGATCTTCGCCGCGCTGCTGCTCGGCGAGGCGACGGGCTGGCAACGGTGGAGCGCGGTGATCGTCGGCTTCGTCGGCGTCCTCGTCGTGCTCGATCCGATTTCGAACTTTGCGGGCGGGTTCGGCGGGACGCATGGTCTCGGCACGGTCGTCGCGCTGACCGGCGCGATCATGACTGCACTGATCACCATCGCCGTGCGCGACCTTGGGCGTACCGAAAATGCGGGAACGATCGTCTTCTGGTTCAGCCTCTTGTCGATGATCCCGCTCGGCATCGCCCTGCCCTTCGTTATCACCCCGCATGACGGCCATGAATGGTTGCTCTTGATCGGACTCGGCTTTCTCGGCGCCGTCGTCCAGATGTCGCTGACCGGGGCGCTGCGCCTCGCGCCCGTATCGGTCGTGATCCCAATGGACTATTCGAGCTTGCTGTGGGCGATTGCCGCGGGCTGGTGGTTCTTCGGGACGCTGCCCGCGGATACAACCTGGGTCGGCGCCCCGCTCATCATCGCGTCGGGCCTGTTCATCGCCTGGCGCGAGCATCGCCGCCACATCGACCGACCGAAGGAGGTTGCCGCATGA
- a CDS encoding glutathione S-transferase family protein: protein MTRPILYHCPDARSLRCLWAVEEAGIDVDLRLLKFPPRAFEPDYRAVNPLMTIPGWVEDGQLMTESAAICERIAEGTPLELRRDEDDYWAWRNWLHRSDATLTFPLAIMIRYTRVEPEERRLAQAVDDYKAFFGGRAKSIEAALGDGREWLVAGRFTIADIVVGYAAFLATTLGADDVLGDATKAWLGRCTAREGFRRARARQKAAA from the coding sequence ATGACGCGCCCGATATTGTACCACTGCCCCGACGCCCGCTCGCTGCGCTGCCTGTGGGCGGTCGAAGAGGCTGGGATCGACGTCGACCTCAGGCTGCTCAAATTCCCGCCGCGCGCGTTCGAGCCCGACTATCGCGCGGTGAATCCGCTGATGACGATTCCCGGCTGGGTCGAGGACGGGCAGCTGATGACCGAGTCCGCCGCGATCTGCGAGCGTATCGCGGAGGGGACGCCGCTCGAGCTTCGCCGCGACGAGGATGATTATTGGGCGTGGCGCAACTGGCTTCACCGCAGCGACGCGACCCTCACCTTCCCGCTTGCGATCATGATCCGCTACACGCGCGTCGAGCCCGAGGAGCGGCGGCTGGCGCAGGCGGTGGATGACTATAAAGCCTTCTTCGGCGGCCGTGCGAAGAGCATCGAGGCGGCGCTGGGCGACGGGCGCGAATGGCTGGTGGCGGGGCGCTTCACCATCGCCGACATCGTGGTCGGCTATGCCGCCTTCCTTGCGACGACATTGGGCGCCGACGATGTGCTGGGCGATGCGACGAAGGCGTGGCTTGGCCGCTGCACGGCGCGCGAAGGCTTCCGGCGCGCCCGCGCGCGGCAGAAAGCCGCCGCCTGA
- a CDS encoding fatty acid--CoA ligase, translated as MGRDVSDLFTFDEFLTHWAAERPDRVAMREEDRVYSYASLDDHTARAASALLAAGLQKGDRIAWIGKNSDLYFTLFFGAARAGIVMAPIGWRLSPAEWAFIVNDTQAKMVFGGPGFDTLADQLAGKLQHDPAIVTAAEAYAMIDAAPRVPFEPSGANDAVLQLYTSGTTGNPKGAVLSNRNLFALRKHSNSLDLPYTKWEDDEAVLVAMPCAHIGGTGLGIMALAAGLPGVILAEFNPDGVFDAVEKHGVTRFFIVPAALQMLLMHPRCATVDYSRLKYILYGAAPIPLDLLRQCIKMFGAQFIQAYGMTETTGTISMLPPEDHDPEGNKRMRSAGKPLPGVEIRVVDGDGAPLPQGEVGEVVTRSSNNMLGYWNLPDATARTMTDDGWIRTGDAGYLDEDGYLYIHDRMKDMIITGGENVYPAEVESAIFGHPAVQEVAVFGVPDQKWGETVKAVVVAKPGASVDEADIIAWARERIAPFKCPRSIDVIDALPRNASGKILRKDLRAPYWEGYERMVN; from the coding sequence ATGGGCCGCGATGTTTCGGACCTTTTCACATTCGACGAATTCCTGACCCATTGGGCCGCCGAGCGCCCCGACCGGGTCGCGATGCGCGAGGAAGATCGCGTTTATTCCTATGCCAGTCTCGATGACCATACGGCGCGCGCGGCCTCGGCCCTGCTCGCGGCGGGGTTGCAGAAGGGCGATCGCATCGCGTGGATCGGCAAGAACAGCGACCTCTATTTCACGCTGTTTTTTGGTGCAGCACGCGCGGGCATCGTGATGGCGCCGATCGGCTGGCGCCTGTCGCCGGCCGAATGGGCGTTCATCGTCAACGACACGCAGGCGAAGATGGTGTTCGGCGGGCCGGGGTTCGATACGCTCGCCGACCAGCTCGCCGGGAAATTGCAGCATGACCCGGCGATCGTCACTGCCGCCGAAGCCTATGCGATGATCGACGCGGCGCCGCGCGTGCCGTTCGAGCCGTCGGGCGCGAACGATGCGGTGCTCCAGCTTTATACCTCGGGCACGACCGGAAACCCCAAGGGCGCGGTGCTCTCGAACCGCAACCTCTTTGCGCTCCGCAAACATTCGAACAGCCTCGACCTGCCCTATACCAAATGGGAGGATGACGAGGCGGTACTGGTCGCAATGCCATGCGCACATATCGGCGGCACCGGGCTCGGCATCATGGCACTTGCCGCGGGCCTGCCCGGCGTGATCCTCGCCGAATTCAATCCCGACGGCGTGTTCGACGCGGTCGAAAAGCATGGCGTGACGCGTTTCTTCATCGTTCCCGCGGCGCTGCAGATGCTGTTGATGCATCCGCGCTGCGCGACCGTCGACTACAGCCGGCTCAAATATATCCTCTACGGCGCCGCGCCGATCCCGCTCGACCTGCTGCGCCAGTGCATCAAGATGTTCGGCGCGCAGTTCATCCAAGCCTATGGCATGACCGAAACAACCGGCACGATTTCGATGCTGCCCCCCGAAGATCATGATCCGGAAGGCAACAAGCGCATGCGCTCGGCGGGCAAGCCGCTGCCGGGGGTCGAAATCCGCGTCGTCGACGGCGATGGCGCACCGCTTCCGCAGGGCGAGGTGGGCGAGGTCGTCACGCGCTCGTCGAACAATATGCTTGGATATTGGAACCTGCCCGATGCGACCGCGCGGACGATGACCGACGACGGCTGGATCCGCACGGGCGACGCCGGTTACCTCGACGAGGATGGCTATCTCTATATCCACGACCGGATGAAGGATATGATCATCACCGGCGGTGAAAATGTCTATCCGGCCGAGGTCGAAAGCGCGATCTTCGGCCATCCCGCGGTGCAGGAGGTCGCGGTGTTCGGCGTTCCGGATCAGAAATGGGGCGAGACGGTGAAGGCGGTGGTCGTCGCCAAGCCCGGGGCGAGTGTTGACGAAGCCGACATCATCGCTTGGGCGCGCGAGCGCATCGCGCCGTTCAAATGCCCGCGCAGTATCGACGTGATCGACGCGCTGCCGCGCAACGCCAGCGGCAAGATTTTGCGCAAAGACCTGCGTGCGCCCTATTGGGAGGGGTATGAGCGGATGGTCAATTGA
- a CDS encoding DUF938 domain-containing protein → MTSGPWTPGDGGNEDKRHAPATLRNRDAIAAVLADWLPATGKILEIASGSGEHIVHFAAVFPQLGWQPSDPDPAGLTSIAAYRAEAGRANIMPPLALDASASEWPIDRADAILCINMVHISPWEATLGLFAGAAALLAPDAPLILYGPYREPDVPTAESNLAFDASLRGRNPAWGLRDTKDVKAAATNAGFAFAERRAMPANNLMLLFRRT, encoded by the coding sequence GTGACGTCGGGTCCATGGACGCCGGGTGACGGCGGGAACGAGGATAAGCGTCACGCTCCCGCGACGCTGCGCAACCGCGATGCCATCGCCGCGGTGCTCGCCGACTGGCTGCCCGCGACTGGCAAGATACTCGAAATCGCGAGCGGATCGGGCGAGCATATCGTCCATTTTGCTGCCGTCTTTCCGCAGCTCGGTTGGCAACCGAGCGACCCCGATCCCGCCGGCCTGACCTCGATCGCCGCCTATCGAGCCGAAGCGGGCCGCGCCAATATTATGCCGCCGCTTGCGCTCGACGCGTCGGCCAGTGAATGGCCGATCGACCGCGCCGACGCGATCCTCTGCATCAACATGGTGCATATCAGCCCGTGGGAGGCGACGCTGGGGTTGTTCGCGGGCGCTGCTGCGCTGCTCGCGCCTGACGCGCCGCTGATCCTCTACGGGCCCTATCGCGAACCCGACGTTCCGACGGCAGAGAGCAATCTCGCCTTCGACGCCAGCCTGCGCGGGCGCAATCCGGCGTGGGGCCTGCGCGATACGAAGGACGTCAAGGCGGCTGCGACGAATGCCGGCTTTGCCTTCGCCGAACGCCGCGCGATGCCCGCGAACAACCTGATGCTGCTGTTCCGTCGCACCTGA
- a CDS encoding ABA4-like family protein, whose translation MSWDTIFLLANYWAFAGWIALAFLPRTPKILAVILYAGVFLLCLAYTVMIVGFLTGSIDAGGPGGGDFTTLAGVMKLFDSPGGATLGWTHYLAFDLFTGMWIARDADQKGFSRVVQFPFLFLTLMVGPVGLLAWLIVRERRARAQAKAK comes from the coding sequence ATGAGCTGGGATACGATCTTTCTACTCGCCAATTATTGGGCCTTCGCGGGCTGGATCGCGCTCGCCTTCCTGCCGCGCACTCCCAAGATCCTTGCGGTGATCCTCTACGCCGGCGTGTTCCTGCTCTGCCTTGCCTATACTGTGATGATCGTCGGCTTCCTGACCGGCAGCATCGACGCAGGCGGGCCGGGCGGTGGCGATTTTACGACTCTCGCAGGGGTGATGAAGCTGTTCGACAGCCCGGGCGGCGCGACGCTCGGCTGGACGCATTATCTTGCCTTCGACCTGTTCACGGGCATGTGGATCGCACGCGACGCCGACCAGAAGGGGTTCAGCCGCGTCGTGCAATTCCCCTTCCTGTTCCTGACCTTGATGGTCGGCCCGGTCGGGCTGCTGGCGTGGCTGATCGTCCGTGAACGGCGTGCTAGGGCGCAGGCAAAGGCCAAGTGA